A stretch of DNA from Kitasatospora kifunensis:
CGTACGGGGACGGGCTCTTCCTGACCAGACGTCAGTACCGCTTGGAGCGCCTCGGAAGCAGCGAGGAGTGGAGGGCCCGGGCCGGGATCGCCCTGCAGCGGGCCATCGCCCGCGGCGAGGGCAGCGGCCGCAGGTCGGTGGAACTCCCGGTCCGGGTCTACCGAGGTGTGGGCATCGCCGGTGTCGAAGACCTGGCCGCCCCGCTGGGCTGGCGGATCGACTGGGCCCAGAGCAGGTTCGGCATGGACAAGAAGGTCTACCTCACCGCGACTGACACCAGCCCCCGCTGACCCACGGACACGACGTGGGACAGCCCAGCAGCAGGCCAGGATCAGCCAGGACAGACGACGAGGCCACAGCCCGGAAGCTGAGGCCTCGTCACGGTACGCACCGTTGCCGTACTAGATTGAACCAGCGCGTGCCGGGCGAACTGACCTCGCCCGGCACGCAGCCGACTCAGGAACAGCTGCAGTTACAGCAGTTCGGCGGCGGGGCACAGCAGAAGGACGCGCTGGCCTCGGTCATACCGTGGCCCGCCGTGAGCGACTGGCCCTGCTCGTCGCCGGCCAGCGTGGCCAGGTCAAGCTCCAACGCGAGGTCGGCGACCGCGGCAGCCAACGACGGCGAACCGTGCTTGAACTCGTTCATCGGAACCCTCCTTTTCTTATGTGACGTGGTGTCAACAACCGGACTCCGGTTCGGCGTCCGGGTTCGGACACTAGTGGAGGAATTTGGCCCTGGGAAGGGCATGGACTAGACCATTTTGCTCAGCTAGTCTCGGCCAACGAGAGGCCCTGAGCGCAGCTTTGGCCGATGTTCCCGTGCGTACGGGAGCACAATCCGGCCGCAATCCCGAGGGGAGTGGTGATGAGGCCCAGACTGCTTCCCGACACCCATCTGCTGCCCTCCGATCAGGGCGTGGTGATCCGCGGCCCGAAGCACACCGCGGCGCTTCCGGCGCCCGGTCTCTACCCCTGGCTCGAGCGGCTGCGGCCGTTCCTGGACGGCAGCCGGAGCGTCGACGAACTCATCGCGGACCTGCCGCCGCAGACGGCGCAGCACGTCCGCACGCTGGTCGAACTGCTGGCGCGGGAAGGGTTCGTGCGCGATGCCGCCGCGGATCTGCCGCACGCGCTGAGCCCGGAGGTCCGTACCCACCACGCCGCGATGATCGACTTCATCGCGTTGCGGTCCGACTCCCCCGAGTACCGTTTCGAGCGCTATCGAAAGTGCGCACCCGTGGTGACCGGTTCCGGGCACCTGGCGAGTGCGCTGGTTCTCGCTTTGCTCGCGTCGGGAATTGAGCACGTCCGTCTCCTTGTCGCACGAACCGGTGACCGCACCGGACCCGGCGTGGATTTGGCGCGACTGGGCGAATGCGTCGAGCTTCTCCGCGGCGCGGGCGGATGCTTTCGCTACGAAGAATCGCACGGAGAGCTTTCGGAACTGCCCGAGGATACGGGTGTGCTGCTGTTCGGCGCGGACGTGTCCGACCGGGAGATGTCGGCGCGGGTCCGCGCGCTGGCGGCCCGCTCGCGAGCCTGGTACGGGCAGGCGGTCGCCTCGGGGCCGCAGGTGTCGATCAGTGCGGTGTCCAAGATTGACGATACGACAGTCTCCTGGCCGGAGAATGGTTCTGACGACAGGACTGCCCAGAAGGGCACGGAGCAGCCGAGCCCCTACCTAGGCGGTCCTGTCGCGGCGCTCGCGGCCAACCAGCTCTGCCTGCACCTGCTGCGTCAGGTGGCGGGGCTGGACGAGCAGGAGCGCGCCGGCGTCGCGTCGCCGACCTCCGACGGAGCGGTGCTGGACCTGGCCACCGCGCGCTTCCTGACCGCCTCACCGGTGCGGTCGGCGTGAGCGCGATGACCGCACCGACCCGCGACCCGTTCCCGCTGGACCTGTGGTCGGAGGCGGTGTACTCCCGCCGGTCGATCCCCGCCACGCTCGCCACGGGTGCGAGTGCCCCCGGCGCGCCCGAGCCCGATCCTGCCGTGCTCCCTGACGGGCGGCGCCTCCCGCTGGCCCCGCCACCGCTGCGCCTGCAACCCGCGCACCAGGGGCAGCACCAGCGGCAGCGGCAGGACCAGCGGCAGCAAACCGGGAACGTCGACCTGGCCGACCCGTCCGTCCTCGCCGCGCTGCTGCACTACTCCTGCGGCCTGCTCCAGCACGACCTGACCCCGGGCGGCTGGCCGCTGCACCGCGCCGTGGCCTCCGCGCGCTGCCGCTACCCGAGCGAGCTCTCTCTGGTCGTGCCCGCCGCGGCCGGCGGGCACCGGCCAGGTGCGGTGTACCGCTTCGACCCGCTGCACCACCAACTCGCCCTGGTGCACCATGAGATGGGTGGTGCTCCGGCAGTCGGCGCAGGTACGGCCCGGTTCCTCGTGATCACCAGCCGGTTCGCCCGCACAGCCCAGCTCTACGGCGACTACGCCCCACGGCTGTGTGCCCAGGAGGCGGGGATGCTGCTCGGCGCCGTGCACCTGGTCGCCGCCGCACTCGGGCTGCGCACCCGGCCGGGCCTCGACCGCGAGACCCTGCTCGAACTCTGCGCGGGCTGGACACCCGACGGAGTCGAGCACCCGATGGGATATCTGGAGGTCGGGAACGCGCAGGCGAGCGGCAGGTCCACGGCGGTCGAAGCCCGCCTGCCGTGGGTCCCGCCGGACGCGGCCGCGGTGCTGCGCGCCCGCCATTCCGGCGCCGCGATCTTCGACCCCGAGCCGGTTGCCGCCCCACGGGCGCTGCTCGACGACCTCGGCGCCGCCCTCGCCACCGCACCCTTCGCCGACTTCTCCTGCCACCTGCTGGTGCGCCAGGTCGCCGACACGCCTCCCGGGCACTACGTCCACACCGGCGAGCGTCTGCAGTCGGTCCGGGACGGCGACCCGGTGCCGATGCTCGAACAGATCGGGCAGACCGAAGGGCGGGTGTCGCTGAACTTCCGCAGCGTCGCCTGCACCGCCTACCTGGCCGTGCGGCGCGCCACCGCCGTCGCGCGGTTCGGCGCGGACGCGTTCCGCCAAGTGCACCTGGTCGCGGGCGCCGCGGCTCACCTGATCTGCGTGGT
This window harbors:
- a CDS encoding thiomuracin/GE37468 family thiazolyl RiPP peptide, whose amino-acid sequence is MNEFKHGSPSLAAAVADLALELDLATLAGDEQGQSLTAGHGMTEASASFCCAPPPNCCNCSCS